Within Saccharomonospora cyanea NA-134, the genomic segment GCGAGGAGCAGCCGCTGCTGTCCAACCCGTCGTTGCTGGAACTGCTGGGCATTCCCGGCGACCCGATGACGTTCGATGTGCAGCAGGCATGGCGTCCGAGGCCGGTCCGCGACCGCTACCGCGTGCCGTTCGGTGTCGGCGAGTACGGCCAACCCGTCGAACTCGACATCAAGGAAGCGGCCATGGAGGGCATGGGCCCCCACGGTCTGTGCATCGGTGCCACGGGTTCCGGTAAGTCGGAGTTCCTGCGCACGCTCGTGCTGGGAATGCTGGCCACTCACTCGTCGACGACGTTGAACTTCGTCCTCGTCGACTTCAAGGGTGGTGCCACGTTCCTCGGCCTGGACAAGGCACCGCACGTCTCGGCGGTCATCACCAACCTCGCCGACGAGGTCACGCTGGTCGACCGTATGAAGGACGCGCTCGCGGGCGAGATGAACCGGCGTCAGGAAGCACTGAAGAACGGCGGAAACTTCAAAAACGTCTGGGAATACGAGAAAGCGCGCGAGAACGGCGCCGACCTCGATCCGCTGCCTGCGTTGTTCATCGTGGTCGACGAGTTCTCCGAGCTGTTGTCCGCGAAACCGGACTTCATCGACCTGTTCGTCGCCATCGGACGGTTGGGGCGGTCGCTGCAGATGCACATGCTGCTCGCGTCCCAGCGTCTGGAGGAGGGCAAGCTCCGGGGGCTGGACTCGCACCTGTCCTACCGCATCGGTCTGAAGACGTTCTCCGCGGCGGAGTCGCGGGCCGCGATCGGTGTGCCCGACGCGTTCGAGCTGCCGTCCGTGCCTGGTGGCGGTTACCTGAAGTACGACACCTCCACGCTGGTGCGGTTCAAGGCGTCGTACGTGTCGGGCCCGTACCGGCCCGCGGGTATCAAGACCGCCGCGCCCGGCGCGAAGGTCGTCCGCGCGGACAAGCGCCCGCAGCTGTTCGTGCCCGACTTCGTCGAGCTGCCGAAGGAACCGGAGCCGGTACCCGAGCCTGTCGAGCAGCCGAAGCAGCCGCAGTCGGAGGAAGCCGTCGAACCGAGCGAGCTCGACGTCATCGTCGGCAGGCTCGTGGGGCAGGGGCCACCCGCTCATGAGGTGTGGTTGCCGCCGTTGAAGGAACCGAACTCGTTGGACACGTTGTTGCCGAATCTGAACCCGACCGAGGACCGGGGGTTGTCGCCGGTGGGGTTCTTCGGCAACGGCCGGTTGCAGGTGCCGTTGGGCATCGTGGACCGGCCCTACGAGCAGCGGCGGGATCCGTTGTGGGCGGATTTCTCCGGCGGCGCCGGACATGGGGTGGTCGTGGGAGGTCCGCAGTCGGGCAAGTCCACGATGCTGCGGACGTTGATCATGTCGATGGCGTTGACCCACACGCCGGAGGAGGCGCAGTTCTACTGCATCGACCTCGGGGGTGGCACGCTGGCGGCGCTGGAGGGCCTGCCGCACGTGGGTGGGGTCGCCGTCGCCCGGCGGGAGCCGGACAAGGCGCGACGCATCGTGGCGGAGTTGACCACGCTGGCCAACGAGCGGGAGGCCCGGTTCGGGGCGCTGGGTGTGGACTCGATGAACGACTTCCGCAACCGCAAGCGGCGGGGCGACATCACCGCCGAGCAGGATCCGTTCGGGGATGCGTTCCTCATCGTCGACGGGTGGCGGGCTTTGCGGGACGACTTCGACGAGTTGGAGCCGCAGATCACCAAGCTGGCGGTGCAGGGGTTGACCTACGGCGTGCACGTGGTGATCGCGTCGAACAGGTGGGCCGACATCCGACCGGCGATCAAGGACATGCTCGGCACGCGGTTCGAACTGCGGCTCGGCGACCCCAGCGAATCCGACATCGACCGCAGGGTGGCCGTCAACGTGCCCGCCGGGCGTCCGGGGCGGGGGCTGACCCGCGACAAGCTGCACTTCCTCAGCGGCCTGCCCCGCATCGACGGTTCCAGCAACGACGCCGACGTCGGTGAAGGCGTGGCCGACGCGGTGAAGAAGATCTCGGGTGCGTGGAAGGGCAGGCACGCGCCGCAGGTGCGGCTGCTTCCCGACGTCATGCCGTACGAGGAGCTGCTGCTCCAGGACAAGCACAGGGACAGCAAGCTCATCCCCATCGGTGTCGACGAGGACGAGCTCGCGCCTGTCTATCTGGACTTCAACGCCGATCCGCACTTCCTGGCCTACGCGGACGGGGAGTCGGGCAAGACGAACCTGTTGCGGCAGATCGTGCGGGGTATCACCGACCGGTACACCAAGAAGGAGGCCCTGCTCATCCTGGTGGACTACCGGCGCACCATGCTCGGCTTCGCCGACGGTGACCAGCTCCTCGGGTACGCGGTCTCGGCCAACCAGCTCGACGGCATGATGAAGGAGGTCGCGCAGTCGATGGCCAAGCGACTGCCCGGCCCCGACGTGACTCCGCAGCAGTTGAAGGACCGGTCGTGGTGGACCGGGCCGGAGCTGTTCGTGGTGGTCGACGACTACGACCTCGTGGCTACCTCGACCAACAACCCGCTGCGCCCGCTCGCCGAGTACCTCCCCCAGGCCAAGGACGTCGGCCTGCATGTGGTGGTCGCCCGCCGCACCGGTGGTGCCGCCCGTACCGGCATGGACCCGATCATCGGGAAGCTGAAGGAACTCGCCATGCCGGGCCTGGTGATGAACGGGTCGAAGGACGAGGGCCAGTTGCTCGGCAATGTGAAGGCGGGTCCCATGCCGCCGGGACGCGGGTACTTCGTCAGCCGCAAGGTGGGTAAGAAGCTCATGCACGTCTCGTGGATCGCGCCTGAATGAGGTGGTGGCGTACGGTCGCCCGGTCCGGCGTCCGTACGCCACCATGTTCTCTCGACACGATTCGGCGGACGGACTCCGACAAGGTGATGGGGTAGGCCCAACGACTGGCAGGAGCGGCTGGTGACACTGCGGGTGGCGGTGGACTTCGGGACATCGAGCACCTGTGTCGTCGCATCGGTTAACGGCCGCGAACCTCAGGTCGTGGTCGTGGACGGGCAGCCGCTCATGCCCTCGGCGGTGTACGCCGCGCAGGACGGCACGGTCTTCGTGGGGCAGGAAGCCGAGCGACAGGCAGCTGTCGACCCGTCGCGGTTCGAGCCGCATCCGAAGCGGCGTATCGACGAGGGCGAGCTGCTCCTCGGTGACACGGTCCTGAGCGTGGTGGACGTCGTGCACGCCGTGTTGCGGCGCGCGGTGTCGGAGGCACGCCGGATCGCGGGAAACGTCGAGGTCTCGCTGCTGGTACTGACCCATCCCGCGGAGTGGGGTGCGCTGCGTACCCGGCTGCTGCGGCAGGCGGCAGGGCGGTTGGCCCACGAGGTCGCGTTGGTTCCGGAGCCGGTGGCGGCCGCCGTATACCACGCGGCGACGTTCGCTCCGGCTGAGGTGAACCAGGAGCGAACCGTCGAGTTCAGCGGCCGCCCCGGCGACGCCATGGCGGTGCTGGATCTCGGGGGCGGCACCGTCGACGTCAGCGTGGTACGGCGTGCGCAACTCAACGGGCAGAACCGGTTCGAGGTGCTGGCGACGCGTGGAGACCCGAGTTTCGGCGGTGCGGACATCGACCAAGCCCTGCTGGAACACGTCGGATCGCTGGTGTCCAAGGCCGACCCGGCTGCCTGGGAGCAGCTCGTGCAGGGACGCGAGCTGGCCGACCGGCGCCGCCGACGCGTGTTGAGGCAGGACGTTCGGGGCGCCAAGGAGACGTTGTCACGGCACGCGTACACCGACGTGCCGATGCCGCCGCCGTTCGCGGACGCTCACGTGACGCGTGAGGACCTGGAACAGCTTGTGCGGACGCCGTTGGGACGGGCCGCCGAACTCGCGAGAGCGACGATCGAGGAAGCGGGACTGCGCCCGCAGCAGTTGACAGCCATCTTCCTCGTCGGCGGGTCGAGCCGGATTCCGATGGTGTCGAGGCTCGTGCACGAGCGGACGGGAGTGGTCCCCACCTCGCTCGACCAGCCGGAAACCGTCGTCGCCCGCGGTGCACTGCGCGCGGTGCAGCTGCTGCCCGACCGGACGGGAGTGTTGCCGGGCACCATGGCCGCGCGTTTCGCGGGCAAAACGTTGCCGCAGAGCGATCACCGCACCGAAGTCGTGGCCAAGCCCGGGGGATCGCCGGGGCAGAGGGGTCAGCAGAACGTCGGCCGAGCGCCGATGCCCGCACCGAGGGCCCCCGGCCCCGCGAGCCGGCCACCTGCTCCGAGAGGACCACTGCTCGCGCCGCCGTCTCCGCCTCGGGGACAACCGATGCCGGCGTCGTCTCACGCCATGCCGCCGCCCGGGCAGACCGGTGTCCGGAGGCGGAACCGTATCGCGATCGCGGCCGTGGTGACCGTGTTGGCGCTCGTGGCCACCGTGGTGGCGTTGACGCTCGCCATCGCCGAAGGAGGCGACCAGCCGGAGTCACAGGGGCGCACCTACGCGCAGTACTCGTACAAGTTCGTCGCTCCGGACGACTGGACGCAGACGGGTGACAACGTCGAGGCCCGGCAGGTGGTCGTGAAGCCGCAGGAGGCCCAGACCCCCGCCGACGACGATCTCGTGGTGGTCCAGGAGATCGTGTTGCCGTACGACGGCGGGGCGCAACGACAGCGTTTGGCCCGCGAACTTCGTGAGCTGACGAGCTCGAACCCCGGCGTCTACTCCGACTTCTCGGAGCACTACGAGTACGCGGACCGCGACGTCATCCATTACCGGGAGGACAAACCCGCCGCCACGGTGCACTGGTACGTCCTCGCGCACGGCACCGCGCAGGTGAGCGTCGGTTGTCAGGAAGCGCAGGTGCCAGCGCGGGTCCGTGTCGCCTGCGAGCAGATCGTCCGCACGCTCGAGTTCACCAACTGACGGCTTCTACGTCGTGTTTAGCGGGCAAAATCCGGTGTGGGGGCCGCAGTTCCCACAGGTTCCTGGGTTCACGTTCACGCTCGCAACTACTTGGCCATTTTGGGCGACAACGCGGAACCGGGCATGGCACTGTCTCCGTCGTAGAGCCAGTACGAACGAAGTACGGCACCCACGAGCGAAGGGGGTAACACCCGATGGCAGGCGGTTTCACCGGGACACCGGAGCAGTTCCAGCAGGCTTACCAGGACGTCGACCAGATCAAGGCGTCGATGGACCAGAACCTCAACCAGCTCCGCAGCAACATCGAGGCGACCCAGGCCGGCTGGCAGGGCGAGGCGGCGAAGGCCTTCCAGAACGTGATGGCCGCCTTCGACGAGAAGAACCGCAAGCTGAACGAGGCGCTCGCCAACATCGGTGAGCTGCTCCAGCAGTCCGGTGTGAAGTACCAGCAGGCGGAAGAGGAGCAGAACGCCGCGATCAGCAACATCGGCAACGCGCTCGGCGGCCTCTGATCCACTGCAATCCTCGACCATCCACAGACTTTTCACTGAACGGGAGGAACAATGCCGAACGGCATCGTCGTTGATTACGCCACCATCCACACCGCGGCTGAGGACTGCCAGCGCACCGGTTCGGAGCTGGAGGCCCTGTTCGAGGACCTCAAGTCCCGGCTGGCCCCGCTCGTCGACTCCTGGAGCGGTGACGCCATGGAGGCGTGGCAGCAGTGCCAGAACGAGTGGAACCAGTCGCTCGACGAAATGAAGCAGGTCCTGGCTCAGATCGCCACCGCTCTGCCGCAGATCGCCGACGGCTACCAGTCCACCGACAAGAGCATCCAGGGCATGTTCTGATCCTGGACACGACGAACCGGGCTTGCCACGGCAGGCCCGGTTTTTTTTTCGTGCCGTTGATCAGTGGGGCGCACCGACCTCGTACTGGGGCTTGTCGTTGAGGATGCGGATGCTGACGGTCCTCTGCCTGCCGGCCACGTCGACCGTGCAGTCGAACGTGTGCCCGGTGGTGATCTGCTGGTCCTCCGGACAGCTGACGTTGCTGACGTCGTGCTCGCCGTAACTCTCCCGCAGGACGGTGGTGACGCCCTCATGCAGTGAGGCCTGGTCGAGCACGTCGCCGGAGAAGACACCGCTGAACCACGCGGCGGCTCCGCCACCTGCCAACAGCACGAGCGCGGTGGCCCCGATGATCCACGGCTTGCGTGACCTGGCACGTTTCGCGGGCGAATTGCCGTCGAACGCACCGAACCCGCCGTACTCGGACGCGAAGGACCCTCCGAACGCCGGAGTCGCCTGCGGGGGCGCGGCGTAGGGGTGCGGCTGTTGCGGGACCTGCCCGCTGGGAGGTCCCTGCGGGCCTTGCGGCTGCCACCACTGAGGCGCGCCGGGTGGCTGTGTCATGTGTCTTCCTCGTGTGCTCGTCCGGACTGCCTGTACAGCTCACTCACGACTGCTGGTGATCTCGGCCATTCGGTCGTAGAACTCGTCGATCTCCTTGTCGGTGGTGAGCTCGGTCACCTCGTCGGGAGACGGCACGGCGGGGATCTCGTGCTCGGTCGGCGGTTCGAGGACCTCGTAGTGCTGCTTGATCTCGACCTCGTTGCCGTTGTCGGCCAGCAGGCCGTTCATCTCGATCTCTTTCAGATCGCCCTCGGGGCTGAGCAGGATGCGGGTGTCGATCACCTTGTCGAGCAGCGACTCCGGGATCTCCTCCAGCAGCCAGTCGGGGAGCACGACGATTCGCTCCTCCAGGAAGATCCGCAGCGGCATGCCGATGGTGAGTTCCGTGCTGCCGTCGGCGAGGCTCTTCGCGGCCTTGTCCACCTCGGTGCTCTCCATGGAGCGGTTGACCGCGGTGAAGATCTTGCAGACGGTGAGGTATCCGCCCCAGAAGCAGATGTCGAGCCCCTGACCGCTGTACGGCATCGACACCCACGGTGTCGGAGCGAGTGACTCGTAGTCGGGGCCGAGCAGGGTGTACTCGACGTCGCTGCCCGCGGGCAGGAGGAAGTCGCGGTAGTCGGCGGAGTTCCGGTTGGAGTGGTTCTTGTAGAAGCGCGTGGGGGGACTTCCGACCTGGATGGCCGTCACCGTGTTGTCACTCTTGAGCTCGCCGACGCGCATGAACGAGCGGAGCCTGCTCTTGCGAGGTTCGTTCTCGCCGAGGTCGTCGGCCAGCCGTTCGAGTGTGGAGGAGAACTTCGTTCCGACGTATTTCGCAACGCCGTCACCGTCCGGAATCGGTTCGCCCACGCGTCCGGTGGCGCAGCCGGCAGCGAGCAACAGAACGGCACCCAGTGCGACGACTCTGCGCAGTCGTTGTCTCATTGTCCATCCCCCTGGGGTGTCATGTCGGCGCGCTGGGGGAGAGATTAGTATGTCCGACGGTGCGGACCCCCGGGTTCACCCTCTTCTCGGCGACCGGGTATCTTCACTTGTTGTTGTGCGCGCACGAGCGGCACGCGCCAAGCCTGCATTGACCCACAAGCAACAGTTGACGACGAGGTAGACCCTTGCCCACGTACAGCCCTAAGCCCGGCGATGTCACTCGTGCCTGGCACGTGATCGACGCCGAGGATGTCGTGCTCGGCCGGCTGGCGACCGAGGTCGCTACGCTGCTGCGCGGCAAGCACAAGCCCACCTACGCCCCGCACGTGGACACCGGTGACTTCGTCATCATCGTCAATGCTGACAAGGTGGCGCTCACCGGTAACAAGCGCGAGCAGAAGTTCGCGTACCGGCACAGCGGTTACCCCGGTGGTCTGCGTAAGCGCTCGTTCGGCGAGCTGCTCGAGACCCGCCCGGAGCGACTGGTCGAGAAGGTCGTGAAGGGCATGCTGCCGAAGAACAAGTTGGGCCGCGCCCAGGCGAAGAAGCTCAAGGTCTACGCCGGGCCGGAGCACCCTCACGCCGCGCAGAAGCCCCAGCCGCACGAGATCACCAAGATCGCTCAGGTGACCCAGTGAGTGAGGAACAGTCTGTGACCAGCACCGAGACCGAGGCCGCCTACGACGCGGTCGTGACCAGCGAGACGCCTGCCGCACCGAAGCCGTCTCGGGCTGCCGGTGGTACCGCGCAGACGGTCGGCCGTCGCAAGGAGGCGGTCGTCCGGGTGCGCATGGTTCCCGGTAGCGGCGAGTTCAAGCTCAACGGCAAGAGCCTCGAGGAGTACTTCCCGAACAAGGTTCACCAGCAGCTGATCCGCGAGCCGCTGGTCACCGTCGAGAAGCCCGAGTCGTTCGACATCCACGCCAACCTCGACGGTGGCGGGATCTCCGGCCAGGCAGGCGCGCTCCGGCTCGCCATCGCGCGGGCGCTCGCCCAGATCGACGGCGACGACCGCCCCGCGCTGAAGAAGGCCGGGTTCCTGACGCGTGACGCTCGTGCCACCGAGCGTAAGAAGTACGGTCTCAAGAAGGCCCGCAAGGCGCCGCAGTACAGCAAGCGCTGATCCGAGTTTCATCCGAACGCCCATCCGCTCGCCGGGTGGGCGTTCGGCTTTTTGTGGGAGTCCGTGTGGCGCCGACCGCGTTCAGCCCGCGAAAGATGGTCGGGGCGGGCATCGTCACCGTGTTTAGCGGACTGAATACGGTCGGGTGGCTGGTGCGGACACGGGCGTGCATCGTGGAATCGCTAGGTTGTTCTGGTCGGTTCGCTTTGCTCGCGATGACGGAGGTCGACGGATAATGGCTCGCCTATTCGGCACGGACGGGGTTCGCGGCCTCGCCAACGACGAGCTCACCCCCGAGCTGGCTCTGGCGGTCGCCGCCAGTTCGGCGCGGGTGCTCGCCGCCCACGACCGCTCCCACCGGCCGTTGGCGGTCGTCGGCAGGGACCCGAGGGCGAGCGGTGAAATGCTGGAGGCTGCCGTTGTCGCCGGGCTGACGTCGGCGGGCGCGGACGTGCTGCGGTTGGGTGTCCTCCCCACACCTGCGGTCGCTCATCTTGTCACCGAGCTGTCCGCCGACCTCGGTGTGATGATCTCGGCCTCCCACAATCCGATGCCCGACAACGGCATCAAGCTGTTCGGTGAGGGCGGGCACAAGCTGCCCGACGGCATCGAGGACGAGATTCAACTCGGGTTGAACGCGCCGGGGCCCCGTCCGACCGGTGCCCAGATCGGCCGCGTCTCGGACGTCACCGACGCCGTCGACCGCTACGTCGCCCACCTGCTGGACACCACACCGACGTCGCTGGCCGGTCTCCGCATCGTCGTGGACTGCGCCAACGGCGCGTCCTCCGTCGCCGCCCCCGAGGCGTACCGGAAAGCGGGCGCGGAGGTGATCGCCCTCCATGCCGAACCGGATGGCGTGAACATCAACGACGGGTGCGGTTCCACACACCCTGAGGTCCTGGCTGCCGCGGTGGTGGAGCACGGCGCCGACCTGGGTATCGCCCACGACGGCGACGCGGACCGCTGCCTCGCGGTGGACGCCGACGGCCGCCTCGTCGACGGCGACCAGATCATGGCCGTCCTCGCCGTCGGCATGGCCGAGGCGGGCGAGCTTGCCGGTGACACTCTCGTCGCCACGGTGATGAGCAACCTCGGTCTGCACCTGGCGATGAAGGAGCACGGGATCACGGTGCGCACCACGGCGGTCGGCGACCGTTACGTTCTCGAGGAGTTGCGGGCCGGTGGCTACGCGCTCGGTGGGGAGCAGTCAGGGCACGTCGTGTTGCCGGAGTACGCCACCACCGGTGACGGCCTGCTCACCGCGTTGCGGCTGCTGAGTCGGATGTCGGAGACCGGCAGGTCGCTGCGTGAACTGGCGGCGGTGATGCGCAGGTTGCCGCAGGTGCTGGTCAACGTACCGGTCACGGACAAGAACACCGTGGCTGACGCGCCCGCGGTGAAGGACGCCGTTGCGTCGGTGACGGCCGAACTGGGTGACGAGGGCAGGGTGCTCCTGCGCCCGTCGGGAACCGAACAGCTGATCAGGGTGATGGTGGAGGCCCCGGACGCCGACACCGCGCAGGTGGCCGCCGACCGGCTCGCCGGTGTCGTCGCCTCGGTGGGGTGAGCCAGGCCGCCTGGACGGCTTCCTCTGAAGGAAAGCGGCAATCGACCCCGTGGTCCGCTGGTCAATAGGTAACCTCTTCGTGTGGCTGTGATGTGCAATATCGCAGCAGTAGGCAAGTCGTCGAGAGAGCACGCGAGGGGGCACCGTGGCGGGCGGTCAGACCGTCGATCCAGGGAAGTTGAATGCGGCGGGTACGGCCTATGAGCAGGTGGGTGGGGAACTCGTCGACGAGGCGAGCCGCATCGAGACCGGGGTGTCCAGCGCGCAGTTCGGCAAGGCGTGGACCCATGCTGGATCCCACTACGCCGATGCGATCAAGCTGTACAAGGACCGCGTGAAAAGCCACGGTGACAAGGCCACTGATTTCGGTGATCGGTTGTCCAAGGCGGCGAAATCCTACGAGGACGGCGAGGCTGTCAGCACTGACATGATCGCCTCGAAGCAGGTGTGAGCGTGTATCCAACCCCGTGGGAAGTGCAGGAGACCAAGGAACGCGCCAACGAGGAGTTCACCTCCGACGAGCTCGACTACATGCGGTCGATGCTCGATGACGAGGATGTGTCCAGCGAAGTCAAGAACAACTTCCTCTACGCACTGTCGAATGCCGGCCGTCTGAGTGAGGAAGAGATCGACCGTTACGCGCCTCAGGTCGGCGCCGACGCCCAAGACGTCAAATGGGGCGGCCGTGACGTCGACGAGAACATGCGCAACGCCCGGACCGCGCTCGGCACCGCGCGATCCGAGAATCTCGACGCCGACGTGCGCCGTGCGTATGACGGTTTGGGCACAGGTGGGTTTTCCACATCGGACGAAATCATCGACCAGACCGAGGTCGTGATCCAGTGGTTCGAGCAGTTCTACTCACGTTACGAGGCTGCTCAGCAGGTCATCGAAACGTCCGTCGTCCCGGAGACGGAGCGCCGCGAACTGCCGACAGCGGACGTCAGCGCCTTCACCGGGGGCGGCGACGAGTTCGGCACCGCCGAGTACACGCACTCGGGAATCGATCCGCAGAGTCTGCGAGCCGGACTGGACGAGTTCCGCGGTATCGATTTCGCCGCCTTCCGAGCTGACGCGGAAATGTTGCGGTCGGCAGGTGCTGCCGTGGCCGACAAGGCCGCCGCACTCGACTCGGCCTGGAAGGGCACCGACGACTGGACAGGCGACGCCAAGGCCGCGGCCGAGCAGGTAAACAAGACCCTGTCGGAGGGCTCGGAGACATTGCAGGATGCGCTGACCACTGCGGCGGACGGGATCGACGAGGTGACAGCGATTCAAGAGGAGACGGTCGTCCGCTTCTCGGAGGAGCTGTTCCGGCTCTACGGCAGCGGCAAGATGGGCGAGTTGACCGTGGCCGACGTCGACGAGGCGCTTGGCACCGTCCACCTGGCCTCAGCGATGCTTGACTCGTGGGGCGGATCCTTTCTCGCGGGAATCCGAGATGCATACACCGAAGCACAAGATCAGGCGAAGGAAGTGCTCTCCGGCTTTTGCCAGACCTACCAGAGCTTGGCAGGTCAGGTGCATGAGCAGGCTGCAGCTCATGTCGAGCACATAAACAACAACTACGGCGTGATCGTGCAGGGGCTGAGTCAAGCGATTCAGACAGACCCAGCTGCGGACATGGACATGGGAGGGGACGTTCAGAGCCCAGGTCCTGACATGGGAGGCCCCGGTGGCGCACCTGGTGGCGGTATGCCGGGTGGTGGCGTGCCAGGAGGCGGGGCCCCCGGTGGCGGGGCCCCCGGCGGAGGAGCCCTGGGCGGTGGAGCCACGGTCCCGAGCGCGGAGGAACTCCTCGGTGAGCAGCCTGACACGGCGACCAATCCCGTGACTGGCGAGCCGCTCGAGGTCGACCCGGCAACTGGCGAGCCTTATCCCATCGACCCCGAGACAGGCGAGGCGATCACGGATGCGGACGGGCCGGGCACGCTGACGGTCGAGCAAGGTGACCAGAAGTTCACCATGACGGAGCCCGGTGAGGACGGAACGATGAGCATCACCGTCGAGGGCGGCGACGGTGAACCCGGCGAGTACCGGCTGGACTTCGGGACTGAGTCCGAACTCGGTGAGGCACCGGGCGGGGATGGGGTCGAGGAGTTCGGCCCACAGGGTTCTGGTGGTGAAGCGCAGCAGGTTTACCGGCCGGGTCCAGACGGCAAGATCCATGTGAAGGATGGGGATCTCGAGATCACTGCTGAACAGCCGGAAGGCCCCGACGGTCCGACAGTGGTCACGGTCGACAACGGCAAGGGTGACCCCGTGACCTACACCCTCGGCGCTGACCAGGAGGGGCAGGTGTTACCCGCGGAAGAAGGCGTGCGTGTGATGCCGGCTCATGCGGATCCTGACCTCGACCCCCGCCGCGCAGCCGAACCTCCGACCGAGGCCAGTGGGGGTCAGGGTGGGGGCAACCCCGGAAGTGGTCCGGTGGATGCTGCGTCTGCCTCCACAGCGGGGCTTCCGGATGCGTCCGCCGGTGCGGCTCCCTCGTTCGACGGGAACAGCGACGCACCTGATGAGGCCTTCGCCGGAGATGACAGCGGATCCAGTGCCACACACGCGGCTGCCGTTGGCGGGGGCGGGAATGCCTTCGGTGGTGGCGGTGGTGGTGGTGAGCTGTTCGGGGAGGACTCGGACGGCTCCGGCCCGTCCCGGTCATCAGGCGCGGGACTTGGTGTGGCACCAGGTGGTGAGGCACCTGCAGCGGTGGCGCAGGGAAGCGGTGGTGCGGTCTCGAGCGGTGGTGGCATGGGCATGATGGGCGGCATGGGCGCTATGGGGGGCGGCGCTGGTGGCGGTCAGGGTGGTGACCAGGAACGGAGCTCGAACG encodes:
- the glmM gene encoding phosphoglucosamine mutase, coding for MARLFGTDGVRGLANDELTPELALAVAASSARVLAAHDRSHRPLAVVGRDPRASGEMLEAAVVAGLTSAGADVLRLGVLPTPAVAHLVTELSADLGVMISASHNPMPDNGIKLFGEGGHKLPDGIEDEIQLGLNAPGPRPTGAQIGRVSDVTDAVDRYVAHLLDTTPTSLAGLRIVVDCANGASSVAAPEAYRKAGAEVIALHAEPDGVNINDGCGSTHPEVLAAAVVEHGADLGIAHDGDADRCLAVDADGRLVDGDQIMAVLAVGMAEAGELAGDTLVATVMSNLGLHLAMKEHGITVRTTAVGDRYVLEELRAGGYALGGEQSGHVVLPEYATTGDGLLTALRLLSRMSETGRSLRELAAVMRRLPQVLVNVPVTDKNTVADAPAVKDAVASVTAELGDEGRVLLRPSGTEQLIRVMVEAPDADTAQVAADRLAGVVASVG